A genome region from Streptomyces antimycoticus includes the following:
- a CDS encoding response regulator transcription factor → MTIKVLLADDQALLRSAFRVLVDSEADMEVVGEASDGAQAVEIARARGADVVLMDIRMPGTDGLAATRMITEDPQLADVRVVMLTTFEVDEYVVDSLRAGASGFLGKGAEPDELLAAIRIAAAGEALLSPAATKGLIARFLAQGDGSGDEGAYDASRLDALTVREREVLVQVGGGLSNDEIAARLEVSPLTVKTHVNRAMAKLGARDRAQLVVIAYETGLVRAGA, encoded by the coding sequence ATGACGATCAAGGTGCTGCTCGCGGACGATCAGGCGCTGCTGCGCAGTGCGTTCCGCGTTCTGGTGGACTCCGAGGCGGACATGGAGGTGGTGGGGGAGGCGTCCGACGGCGCGCAGGCGGTGGAGATCGCCCGTGCCCGGGGCGCCGACGTCGTCCTGATGGACATCCGGATGCCCGGTACGGACGGGCTGGCCGCGACCCGCATGATCACCGAGGATCCGCAGCTCGCGGACGTCCGGGTGGTCATGCTGACGACCTTCGAGGTCGACGAGTACGTGGTGGACTCGCTGCGGGCGGGGGCCAGCGGCTTCCTCGGCAAGGGCGCGGAACCCGATGAGCTGCTCGCGGCGATCCGCATCGCGGCCGCCGGCGAGGCGCTGCTGTCCCCGGCCGCGACCAAGGGGCTGATCGCCCGCTTCCTGGCCCAGGGCGACGGGAGCGGCGACGAGGGCGCCTATGACGCCTCACGGCTGGACGCCCTCACCGTCCGCGAGCGCGAGGTCCTGGTCCAGGTCGGGGGCGGGCTGTCCAACGACGAGATCGCCGCCCGGCTGGAGGTCAGCCCGCTCACGGTCAAGACGCATGTCAACCGGGCGATGGCCAAGCTGGGCGCCCGCGATCGCGCCCAGCTCGTGGTGATCGCCTACGAGACGGGGCTGGTCCGCGCGGGCGCGTAG
- a CDS encoding PspA/IM30 family protein has translation MKRMGMIFRAKANKALDRAEDPRETLDYSYQKQLELLQKVRRGVADVATSRKRLELQLNQLQGQSTKLEDQGRKALALGREDLAREALSRRAALQQQVTDLETQHQTLQGEEEKLTLAAQRLQAKVDAFRTRKETIKATYTAAQAQTRIGEAFSGISEEMGDVGMAIQRAEDKTAQLQARAGAIDELLASGALDDQSGMAKDDIAAELDRISGGTDVELELQRMKAELAGGSPQQAIEGGKTDEAQQSQTPRKFDKQ, from the coding sequence ATGAAGCGTATGGGGATGATCTTCCGCGCGAAGGCCAACAAGGCCCTGGACCGGGCCGAGGACCCGCGCGAGACCCTCGACTACTCGTACCAGAAACAGCTTGAGCTGCTCCAGAAGGTGCGGCGTGGCGTTGCCGACGTGGCGACCTCGCGCAAGCGCCTGGAGCTGCAGCTCAACCAGTTGCAGGGCCAGTCCACCAAGCTGGAGGACCAGGGGCGCAAGGCGCTCGCGCTCGGCCGGGAGGACCTGGCCCGCGAGGCGCTCTCCCGCCGCGCGGCGCTGCAGCAGCAGGTCACCGACCTGGAGACCCAGCACCAGACGCTGCAGGGCGAGGAGGAGAAGCTGACCCTGGCCGCCCAGCGGCTGCAGGCCAAGGTCGACGCCTTCCGCACGCGCAAGGAGACCATCAAGGCCACCTACACCGCGGCCCAGGCGCAGACCCGTATCGGCGAGGCGTTCTCCGGCATCTCCGAGGAGATGGGCGACGTCGGCATGGCGATCCAGCGTGCCGAGGACAAGACGGCGCAGCTGCAGGCCCGCGCGGGCGCGATCGACGAGCTGCTGGCCTCCGGCGCCCTGGACGACCAGTCCGGCATGGCCAAGGACGACATCGCGGCCGAGCTCGACCGGATCTCCGGCGGTACGGACGTGGAGCTGGAGCTGCAGCGGATGAAGGCCGAGCTGGCCGGCGGCAGCCCGCAGCAGGCGATCGAGGGCGGCAAGACGGACGAGGCCCAGCAGTCCCAGACCCCGCGCAAGTTCGACAAGCAGTAG
- a CDS encoding sensor histidine kinase, whose product MDSVTPLAVGPGLARPHRWLCAHPRALDTLVAIGVLALILIGAVAGPRMRHQSLGPLFVLLAVLVAGSLIFRRDLPRGVLAFTVALTLVEIVTNDVGPPRTSIVFGVVVALYTAATRTDRPTTWRLGAATAVLLTGAGMLFALNPWYSQENWGLFAWAGLAAATGDAVRSRRAYIAAIEERAVRAERTREEEARRRVAEERLRIARELHDVVAHHIALVNVQAGVASHVMDNRPDQAKEALAHVRQASRSALDELRATVGLLRQYGDPAAPTEPAPGLAVLDQLVDGFVRAGMRVRVRAEPAEALGPLPGSVDLTAYRIVQEALTNVHKHAGPGATAEVRIARVGGAAGSALEVTVEDDGAGRRPEGPEGEPPAPGEETGGGHGLLGMRERVTALRGSCEAAPLPEGGFRVRVRVPLQPRRGGD is encoded by the coding sequence TTGGATTCCGTGACTCCCCTCGCCGTCGGGCCGGGTCTGGCCCGTCCGCACCGCTGGCTGTGTGCCCACCCCCGAGCCCTGGACACCCTGGTGGCGATCGGGGTCCTCGCGCTGATCCTGATCGGCGCCGTGGCCGGTCCGCGCATGCGCCACCAGTCGCTGGGCCCCCTCTTCGTGCTGCTGGCCGTGCTCGTCGCCGGCTCGCTGATCTTCCGCCGCGATCTGCCCCGCGGGGTGCTCGCCTTCACCGTCGCCCTCACCCTCGTCGAGATCGTCACCAATGACGTGGGCCCGCCGCGCACCTCGATCGTGTTCGGGGTCGTGGTGGCGCTCTACACCGCCGCGACCCGCACCGACCGCCCCACCACCTGGCGGCTCGGCGCCGCCACGGCCGTGCTGCTCACCGGTGCCGGGATGCTCTTCGCGCTCAACCCCTGGTACTCGCAGGAGAACTGGGGCCTGTTCGCGTGGGCCGGGCTGGCCGCGGCCACCGGTGACGCGGTGCGCAGCCGGCGCGCGTATATCGCCGCCATCGAGGAGCGGGCGGTCCGCGCCGAACGCACCCGTGAGGAGGAGGCGCGCCGCCGGGTCGCCGAGGAGCGGCTGCGGATCGCCCGTGAGCTGCACGATGTCGTGGCCCATCACATCGCGCTGGTCAACGTGCAGGCCGGGGTCGCCTCCCATGTCATGGACAACCGCCCGGACCAGGCCAAGGAGGCGCTCGCCCACGTACGGCAGGCGAGCCGCTCGGCGCTGGACGAGCTGCGCGCCACGGTCGGCCTGCTGCGGCAGTACGGCGACCCCGCCGCCCCCACCGAACCGGCCCCCGGCCTCGCTGTCCTGGACCAGCTCGTGGACGGCTTCGTACGGGCCGGGATGCGGGTCCGGGTCCGGGCGGAGCCGGCGGAGGCGCTGGGCCCGCTGCCGGGCTCGGTGGACCTCACGGCCTACCGCATCGTCCAGGAGGCGCTGACCAATGTGCACAAGCACGCCGGGCCCGGGGCCACGGCCGAGGTCCGCATCGCCCGCGTCGGGGGTGCTGCCGGGAGCGCCCTGGAGGTCACGGTCGAGGACGACGGGGCGGGGAGGCGGCCCGAGGGGCCGGAGGGGGAGCCCCCGGCGCCCGGGGAGGAGACCGGCGGCGGACACGGTCTGCTGGGCATGCGCGAGCGAGTGACCGCGCTGCGCGGCAGCTGCGAGGCGGCACCCCTGCCCGAGGGCGGTTTCCGGGTGCGGGTGAGAGTTCCTCTGCAGCCGCGTAGGGGAGGGGACTGA
- a CDS encoding adenosylcobinamide-GDP ribazoletransferase, with translation MDTTPEPPQSQSQPSARPPEAEPEPQSESAENSGTSEESEHPDRPGHPPRPAYDPPPAHAPRAPWADGIRFAFGTLTVLPVRGTRWDREAAHTGMLCAPLAGLTVGLCAAAVGGVLLFLGGGALLAAVATAAIPAVLTRGLHLDGLADTADGLGSGKPAEDALRIMKRSDIGPFGVITLLFVLLGQVAALAQLYGQSWAHGAVGAAVAGVAARCALTLAARVGVPAARPEGLGAAVAGTVPWRSAGVVAAVVVVGCAVVAIPFGPYAVVRHAFAALAALAAAELLLHHCRRRLGGVTGDVFGALAETAATMALVVLTFG, from the coding sequence ATGGACACCACGCCGGAGCCGCCGCAGTCGCAGTCGCAGCCGTCCGCACGCCCGCCGGAGGCCGAGCCCGAGCCCCAGTCGGAGAGCGCGGAAAACTCCGGGACCTCCGAGGAGTCGGAGCACCCTGACCGGCCCGGGCATCCGCCGCGGCCCGCCTACGATCCGCCGCCCGCGCACGCGCCACGCGCCCCCTGGGCCGACGGAATCCGCTTCGCCTTCGGCACGCTCACGGTGCTGCCCGTACGGGGCACGCGCTGGGACCGGGAGGCGGCGCACACGGGGATGTTGTGCGCGCCGTTGGCCGGGTTGACGGTGGGGCTGTGTGCTGCCGCGGTGGGTGGGGTGTTGCTGTTCCTGGGCGGTGGGGCGCTGTTGGCGGCCGTGGCCACCGCCGCGATACCCGCCGTACTGACCCGCGGCCTCCATCTCGACGGGCTCGCCGACACCGCGGACGGGCTGGGCAGCGGCAAACCCGCCGAGGACGCGCTGCGCATCATGAAGCGGTCGGACATCGGGCCGTTCGGTGTGATCACGCTGCTGTTCGTCCTGCTCGGCCAAGTGGCGGCCCTGGCCCAGCTCTACGGACAAAGCTGGGCGCACGGCGCGGTCGGGGCGGCCGTGGCCGGTGTCGCCGCGCGCTGCGCCCTGACGCTCGCGGCCCGCGTGGGCGTTCCGGCGGCGCGGCCGGAGGGGTTGGGCGCGGCGGTCGCGGGCACGGTGCCGTGGCGTTCCGCCGGTGTGGTGGCGGCGGTGGTGGTGGTCGGCTGCGCGGTGGTGGCCATCCCCTTCGGCCCGTACGCCGTCGTCCGTCACGCCTTCGCCGCGCTGGCCGCGCTGGCGGCCGCCGAACTCCTCCTGCACCACTGCCGCCGACGGCTCGGCGGGGTGACCGGCGATGTGTTCGGTGCGCTCGCGGAGACGGCCGCCACGATGGCCCTGGTGGTCCTGACCTTCGGGTAG
- a CDS encoding bifunctional adenosylcobinamide kinase/adenosylcobinamide-phosphate guanylyltransferase, producing MELTLLGTGAPDGLPRHGCPCASCAAAVGEEARAATSLLIDGALLIDLTPGAAFAAARAGHSLAGVRQVLLSHPHAGPAVEFPAGLPAPGRVPDGRTLSLISGHRVRAIALDSPGTGYEVTGPHSARLLYLPPGAAAAGLADPAEPYDMVLLDVLGRPDALAALRASGAVGATTDVLAVHLDHTTPPGRELHRRLATAGARAVPDGRTLIVGEYSAVPDLPRRTLVLGGARSGKSLEAERRLAAFPDVLYVATSGTRAGDPEWAARVAAHRERRPGSWRTAETCDLTPLLAEDGPPLLIDCLALWLTDAMDSVNAWDDEKWANGGERALRERVSTLVAGVRATSRTVVAVSNEVGSGVVPATASGRRFRDELGRLNAMFAEECEQVLLVVAGQALPLRG from the coding sequence GTGGAACTCACTCTTCTGGGCACCGGAGCCCCCGACGGGCTGCCGCGCCACGGCTGTCCCTGCGCCTCCTGTGCCGCCGCCGTCGGCGAGGAGGCGCGGGCCGCCACCTCGCTGCTGATCGACGGCGCGCTGCTGATCGACCTCACCCCGGGGGCCGCCTTCGCCGCCGCGCGGGCCGGCCACTCGCTGGCCGGCGTCCGGCAGGTGCTGCTCTCCCATCCGCACGCGGGCCCGGCCGTCGAGTTCCCGGCCGGGCTGCCGGCGCCGGGGCGGGTGCCGGACGGCCGCACACTGTCCCTGATCAGCGGCCACCGGGTGCGGGCGATCGCGCTGGACTCCCCCGGTACCGGCTACGAGGTCACCGGCCCCCACAGCGCCCGGCTGCTGTACCTGCCGCCGGGCGCCGCCGCCGCGGGCCTCGCCGACCCGGCCGAGCCGTACGACATGGTGCTGCTCGATGTGCTGGGCCGCCCCGACGCCCTGGCCGCCCTGCGCGCCTCGGGCGCCGTGGGCGCCACCACCGACGTCCTGGCCGTCCATCTCGACCACACCACCCCGCCCGGCCGGGAGCTGCACCGCCGCCTGGCCACGGCGGGGGCGCGGGCGGTGCCGGACGGGCGGACGCTGATCGTCGGCGAGTACTCCGCGGTGCCGGATCTGCCGCGCCGCACGCTGGTGCTGGGCGGCGCCCGGTCCGGCAAGTCCCTGGAGGCGGAGCGGCGGCTGGCCGCGTTCCCCGATGTCCTGTACGTCGCCACGAGCGGCACCCGCGCAGGCGACCCCGAATGGGCCGCCCGCGTCGCCGCCCACCGCGAGCGCCGCCCCGGCTCCTGGCGCACCGCCGAGACCTGCGATCTGACACCGCTGCTCGCCGAGGACGGCCCACCGCTGCTCATCGACTGCCTGGCGCTGTGGCTCACCGACGCGATGGACTCCGTGAACGCCTGGGACGACGAGAAGTGGGCGAACGGCGGTGAACGCGCCCTCCGCGAGCGGGTGTCCACCCTCGTCGCCGGGGTCCGCGCCACCAGCCGTACGGTGGTCGCGGTGAGCAACGAGGTCGGCTCCGGCGTCGTCCCCGCGACCGCCTCCGGCCGCCGCTTCCGCGATGAACTGGGCCGGTTGAACGCGATGTTCGCCGAGGAGTGCGAGCAGGTGCTGCTGGTGGTGGCCGGGCAGGCCCTGCCCCTGCGGGGCTGA
- the cobT gene encoding nicotinate-nucleotide--dimethylbenzimidazole phosphoribosyltransferase yields MSGLNLDDFVDLIERPDGGIRRDAEERRERLALPPGALGRLDELGEWLAAAQQRVPVKPVERPRAILFAGDHGISDLGVSARPAGSAHRLVRAVLDGESPAAILAARLGASVRVVDMALDCDPEDLPEEVTRHRVRRGSGRLDVEDALTLDEAEQAFRTGMAIADEEADSGTDLLVLGDLSVGGTTAAATLIAALCGTDASVVTGRGGAAIDDLAWMRKCAAIRDGLRRARPVLGDQLQLLATVGGADLAAITGFLLQSAVRRTPVILDGVVSAACALVAQRVAFRAPDWWLAGQASGEPGQEKALDRIALTPLLDHGVTVGEGTGALLALPLVQAAAALHAELPERSEGSEGSGPSEHPADAEDPEANG; encoded by the coding sequence GTGAGCGGCCTGAATCTCGATGACTTCGTCGACCTGATCGAACGCCCCGACGGGGGCATCCGGCGTGACGCCGAGGAGCGCCGCGAGCGGCTCGCGTTGCCGCCGGGCGCGCTCGGGCGGCTGGACGAGCTGGGCGAATGGCTCGCCGCCGCGCAGCAGCGGGTGCCGGTCAAGCCCGTCGAGCGGCCCCGCGCCATCCTCTTCGCGGGCGACCACGGCATCTCCGACCTCGGCGTCTCCGCCCGCCCCGCCGGGAGCGCCCACCGCCTGGTCCGCGCCGTGCTCGACGGCGAGAGCCCGGCCGCCATCCTCGCCGCCCGCCTCGGCGCGTCCGTCCGGGTCGTCGACATGGCGCTGGACTGCGACCCTGAGGACCTCCCGGAGGAGGTCACCCGCCACCGCGTACGCCGCGGCTCGGGCCGGCTCGACGTCGAGGACGCGCTCACCCTGGACGAGGCCGAGCAAGCCTTCCGCACCGGGATGGCCATCGCCGACGAGGAAGCAGACTCCGGCACCGACCTCCTCGTCCTCGGTGACCTCAGCGTCGGCGGCACGACCGCGGCGGCCACGCTGATCGCCGCGCTCTGCGGTACGGACGCGTCCGTGGTCACCGGGCGCGGCGGGGCCGCCATCGACGACCTCGCCTGGATGCGGAAGTGCGCCGCGATCCGCGACGGGCTGCGGCGGGCCCGCCCGGTGCTCGGCGATCAGCTCCAACTGCTGGCCACGGTCGGCGGTGCCGACCTCGCCGCGATCACCGGCTTCCTGCTGCAGAGCGCCGTGCGCCGCACCCCCGTGATCCTCGACGGCGTCGTCTCGGCGGCCTGCGCGCTGGTCGCCCAGCGGGTGGCGTTCCGCGCCCCCGACTGGTGGCTGGCCGGCCAGGCCAGCGGCGAACCCGGCCAGGAGAAGGCCCTCGACCGCATCGCCCTCACGCCGCTGCTCGACCATGGCGTCACGGTCGGGGAGGGCACGGGGGCGTTGCTCGCGTTGCCGCTGGTGCAGGCGGCGGCGGCGCTGCACGCGGAGCTTCCGGAGCGCTCTGAGGGCTCTGAGGGCTCGGGGCCCTCGGAGCACCCGGCGGACGCCGAGGACCCGGAGGCCAACGGCTAG
- a CDS encoding metallophosphoesterase family protein has product MGRLGHPCYPVMGNHDFGGTAISQGYAGSLEYYRRNMAPEWYSFDRNGRHVVVLEDNDDASGPQPQLEWLRRDLAQHAVGKQVLVFAHRSLFTQWAPARACSRPSANWPSTTVLRTWVPSIPLFAASAVAAGGAVAAALAAGQLLAP; this is encoded by the coding sequence GTGGGGCGGCTCGGCCACCCCTGCTACCCGGTCATGGGCAACCACGACTTCGGCGGCACGGCCATCTCCCAGGGCTACGCCGGCAGCCTGGAGTACTACCGCCGCAACATGGCTCCCGAGTGGTACAGCTTCGACCGCAACGGCCGCCACGTCGTCGTGCTCGAGGACAACGACGACGCGAGCGGGCCGCAGCCGCAGCTGGAGTGGCTGCGCAGGGACCTGGCCCAGCACGCGGTTGGCAAGCAGGTGCTCGTCTTCGCGCATCGCTCGCTGTTCACCCAGTGGGCCCCGGCGCGGGCATGCAGCCGACCATCGGCGAACTGGCCAAGTACGACGGTGCTGCGCACCTGGGTGCCGAGCATTCCGCTGTTCGCCGCCTCGGCGGTGGCGGCCGGAGGCGCGGTGGCGGCCGCGCTCGCCGCGGGACAACTCCTGGCACCGTAG
- a CDS encoding leucyl aminopeptidase gives MTALTLSTSSAAALRADAVVVGVAKGAKGPVVAAGAEAVDKAFGGKLAAVLETLGATGAEGEVTKLPAASGLKAPVVLAVGLGDVPAKDDGYDAETLRRAAGTASRALSGSKKGAFALPIEDVASAAAVAEGALLGAYSYDKSNGNGGNAKDSKNAKNAKNAKDADKKNNAPLAEVALVGGKPRDKAYKAAAERATALVEEINRARDLINTPSNLLNPADFAAEAVAAAKEHGLKTEVLDEKALKKGGYGGILGVGQGSEAPPRLVRIAYTHPKAEKTLALVGKGITYDSGGISLKPAGHNETMKCDMSGAAAVFATVVAAARLGLRVNLTGWLALAENMPSGSATRPGDVLSMYSGKTVEVLNTDAEGRLVLADAITRAGEEKPDAIVDVATLTGAMVLALGNRTFGIMTNDEAFRTSLHEIAEEAGEQSWPMPLPTHLRKGIDSPVADLANMGERMGGGLVAGIFLKEFVADGITWGHLDIAGPAFNEAGPFGYTPKGGTGAAVRTLVRLAERAADGDLG, from the coding sequence GTGACTGCTCTGACTCTCAGCACCTCGTCCGCCGCGGCACTGCGCGCGGACGCCGTCGTCGTCGGCGTGGCGAAGGGGGCCAAGGGCCCCGTCGTCGCCGCCGGCGCCGAGGCCGTGGACAAGGCGTTCGGCGGAAAGCTGGCCGCCGTTCTGGAGACGCTCGGCGCGACCGGCGCCGAGGGCGAGGTGACCAAGCTGCCCGCAGCGTCCGGCCTCAAGGCCCCGGTCGTGCTGGCGGTCGGGCTGGGCGATGTCCCGGCCAAGGACGACGGCTATGACGCCGAGACGCTGCGCCGGGCCGCGGGGACGGCCTCCCGCGCGCTGTCCGGTTCGAAGAAGGGCGCGTTCGCGCTGCCGATCGAGGACGTGGCGAGCGCCGCCGCCGTCGCCGAGGGCGCGCTGCTCGGGGCGTACTCGTACGACAAGAGCAATGGCAACGGCGGCAACGCCAAGGACAGTAAGAACGCCAAGAACGCCAAGAACGCCAAGGACGCAGACAAGAAGAACAACGCCCCGCTCGCCGAGGTCGCCCTGGTCGGCGGCAAGCCGCGCGACAAGGCGTACAAGGCGGCCGCCGAGCGCGCCACCGCCCTGGTCGAGGAGATCAACCGCGCCCGCGACCTGATCAACACCCCGTCCAACCTCCTCAACCCGGCCGACTTCGCGGCCGAGGCGGTCGCGGCCGCCAAGGAGCACGGCCTCAAGACCGAGGTCCTGGACGAGAAGGCGCTCAAGAAGGGCGGGTACGGCGGCATCCTCGGCGTGGGCCAGGGTTCGGAGGCCCCGCCGCGGCTGGTGCGGATCGCGTACACCCACCCCAAGGCGGAGAAGACGCTCGCCCTGGTCGGCAAGGGCATCACCTACGACTCGGGCGGCATCTCCCTCAAGCCGGCCGGTCACAACGAGACGATGAAGTGCGACATGAGCGGTGCCGCCGCCGTGTTCGCCACCGTCGTCGCGGCCGCCAGGCTGGGCCTGCGGGTCAACCTCACGGGCTGGCTGGCGCTGGCCGAGAACATGCCGTCGGGTTCGGCCACCCGCCCCGGCGATGTGCTGTCGATGTACAGCGGCAAGACCGTCGAGGTGCTGAACACCGATGCCGAGGGCCGGCTGGTGCTCGCCGACGCGATCACCCGCGCCGGTGAGGAGAAGCCGGACGCGATCGTGGACGTGGCGACGCTGACCGGTGCGATGGTTCTCGCACTGGGCAACCGCACGTTCGGGATCATGACGAACGACGAGGCGTTCCGCACCTCGCTGCACGAGATCGCGGAGGAGGCCGGTGAGCAGTCCTGGCCGATGCCGCTGCCCACCCACCTGCGCAAGGGCATCGACTCCCCGGTCGCCGATCTGGCGAACATGGGCGAGCGCATGGGTGGCGGTCTGGTGGCCGGCATCTTCCTGAAGGAGTTCGTGGCGGACGGGATCACCTGGGGCCACCTGGACATCGCGGGTCCGGCCTTCAACGAGGCCGGTCCGTTCGGCTACACCCCCAAGGGCGGCACGGGCGCCGCGGTCCGCACCCTGGTGCGGCTGGCCGAGCGCGCCGCCGACGGCGATCTCGGCTGA
- the pspAA gene encoding PspA-associated protein PspAA — MIVRIMGEGQVRVAESHLPGLNRLDDELLAEIEGGDHEGFRKTLGALLDAVRSAGEPLPDDALQPSELILPAAGATLEEVKAMLKDDGLIPG, encoded by the coding sequence ATGATCGTACGGATCATGGGGGAGGGCCAGGTGCGGGTGGCCGAAAGCCATCTGCCCGGACTGAACAGGCTGGACGACGAGCTGCTCGCCGAGATCGAGGGCGGCGACCACGAAGGCTTCCGGAAGACCCTGGGCGCGCTGCTGGACGCGGTGCGCTCGGCCGGTGAGCCCCTGCCCGACGACGCGCTTCAGCCGTCCGAGCTGATCCTCCCCGCAGCGGGGGCGACCCTCGAGGAAGTCAAGGCGATGCTCAAGGACGACGGCCTCATTCCGGGCTAG
- a CDS encoding class I SAM-dependent methyltransferase has product MVARQLDEQITARFPVGQRLRVLDVGVGQGTQTLRLARAGHEVTGLESDPTMLEAARTALADEPEGIRRRVRLLEGDGRETGAHFLPGAFDVVLCHGVLMYVPEPDPLLAGLARVLAPGGLLSLLVRNGDALAMRPGLAGDWDTALTAFDSPSYINRIGLPVRADRREELTETLTAIGAPLHAWYGVRVFTDLAPDDAEPPGSQEWERLLTAEERAGRTDPYRAVAALLHLCGVRG; this is encoded by the coding sequence CTGGTCGCCCGCCAGCTCGATGAGCAGATCACCGCCCGCTTCCCGGTGGGACAGCGGCTGCGGGTGCTCGACGTGGGCGTCGGCCAGGGCACGCAAACCCTGCGGCTGGCCCGCGCGGGCCATGAGGTCACCGGGCTGGAGTCCGACCCCACCATGCTGGAGGCGGCCCGTACCGCGCTCGCCGACGAGCCCGAGGGCATCCGACGACGCGTACGGCTCCTCGAGGGCGACGGCCGGGAGACCGGAGCACACTTCCTGCCGGGCGCCTTCGACGTGGTGCTGTGCCACGGGGTGCTGATGTACGTGCCCGAACCGGATCCGCTGCTCGCCGGGCTGGCCCGGGTGCTGGCCCCCGGCGGTCTGCTCTCCCTGCTGGTGCGCAACGGTGACGCGCTGGCGATGCGGCCGGGGCTGGCCGGGGACTGGGACACGGCGCTGACCGCCTTCGACTCCCCCTCGTACATCAACCGGATCGGGCTGCCGGTGCGCGCCGACCGGCGCGAGGAGCTGACCGAGACCCTGACCGCGATCGGCGCGCCGCTGCACGCCTGGTACGGCGTGCGGGTCTTCACCGACCTCGCCCCGGACGACGCGGAGCCGCCCGGCTCCCAGGAGTGGGAGCGGCTGCTGACCGCCGAGGAGCGGGCCGGCCGCACCGATCCGTACCGCGCGGTGGCGGCACTGCTGCATCTGTGCGGGGTGCGGGGCTGA
- a CDS encoding DUF3043 domain-containing protein, producing the protein MFRSRSKDEQAATTKVTADQPQQTRDPQAPKGRPTPKRSEAQTQRRSLAKTPANRKDASKRAREARRADLAKQREALAGGDERYLPARDKGPVRRFARDFVDSRFSVAEYFLPLAVVILILSMIQAGAMQSYVLLLWMVVIVLIVINSIFFGFQLKRQLRRRFPDENLRGAVAYALMRTLQMRRLRLPKPQVKRGERP; encoded by the coding sequence GTGTTCCGAAGCCGTTCCAAGGATGAGCAGGCCGCTACCACCAAGGTGACCGCGGACCAGCCGCAGCAGACCCGTGACCCGCAGGCGCCCAAGGGCCGCCCCACTCCCAAGCGGAGCGAGGCCCAGACGCAGCGCCGCAGCCTGGCGAAGACGCCGGCCAACCGTAAGGACGCCTCCAAGCGTGCCCGCGAGGCCCGCCGCGCCGATCTGGCCAAGCAGCGCGAGGCGCTGGCCGGGGGCGACGAGCGGTATCTGCCGGCCCGCGACAAGGGTCCGGTGCGGCGCTTCGCCCGCGACTTCGTGGACTCGCGGTTCTCCGTCGCCGAGTACTTCCTGCCGCTCGCGGTGGTCATCCTGATCCTGAGCATGATCCAGGCCGGCGCCATGCAGAGCTATGTGCTGCTGCTGTGGATGGTGGTCATCGTCCTGATCGTGATCAACTCCATCTTCTTCGGCTTCCAGCTCAAGCGGCAGCTGCGCCGGCGCTTCCCCGACGAGAATCTGCGCGGAGCGGTGGCGTACGCCCTGATGCGCACCCTCCAGATGCGCCGACTGCGGTTGCCCAAGCCGCAGGTCAAGCGCGGAGAGCGGCCCTGA